The genomic segment CTCCCAGAAGCGCGGCAGTGGCGAACTCGGTGATAGCGATGGCCCGTAATATGGCTAGGGCGGTGGTGGTAGAGGGGGTAGAGACGGAAAGTCAGCTTTTCCACATAGGAGGAGATAAGACCGACCTCATAATTCAAGGTTTCGTCTACAGTCGCCCTCTGAACCCGGAGAAGCTGCCGGATTTCGTAGAATCCCTCAGGCCTCCTGTCTCCTGAGTTTTTTCGACAGGCCGGCCAGATCCAGCTCGGTGAGAAGGATGGAGAAAAATATCAGGCCACATCCCAGGGCGAGTCGGGACGTGAGGGGCTCGTCTAGAAAGACGATACCGACCGTCATGGCGAAGACCGACTCCATTATGAGCAGTATGCTGGCGTGGGTGGGAGACGTCAGCTGCTGCGATTTTATCTGTAGGGCGTAGGGGATCAGGGTGCACCCCACGACGAGATAGGCCATCCAGCCCACTACCGCCATCGAGCTGACCTGAGGCATCGGTTCCCATATGAGGGCTCCTACGACGCAGGCCACGGCGCTCAAGGCGGTCTCCACCATGGTGAGTGTGAGGGCGTCGCTTTCCTGGGCCATTCGGTCTATCACCACCAGCTGAATAGCGAATGCCAGGGCGCAGCCCAGGGTTAGAAGTTCCCCGAAACCTATGGCCATATTGACCCCGTCCAGAGTTATGGCCCCCATCCCCAAGAGGCATATGCCCGAGGCAACGAAGGCCTTGAATCCCGGGCTTCTTCTGTCGGCAGCCCAGGTTATGAAAGGGACTATCACGACGTAGCAGGCCGTTATGAAGGCCGACTTCCCCGTCGTGGTGTATTGAAGCCCTATGGTCTGGAGGGCCATGGCCACCAGCAGCAGAGAACCTATTATCCCTCCGACCTTGATATCCCTGGCGGTGAGTTTTTTCAGCCTCTTAGGGGACAGCCCCGCTATCAGCAGGAAACTGAAGGTAAACCTGAAGGCCAGAAGCCAAAGAGGGCCCATGTATTTCATGACCTCTTTGGTGGCGGCGAAGGAAACCCCCCATAGCAGCGCACATGTCAGAATGCCCAGATCCCCCAGGGCCATTTTCTTTTTGTCGTATATTCTCTCTGCCATATCCAGTCGGCGCGAACGCCGTTCCCCCCTTTTCCATAGCTGAACGGATACATCAAGTCAGGACACTGTATCATAAAATGACGGACTTTTGGACCTCCTCTATGGTAAGATCATCTTAATAGTGGTGACGATCGATGTACGGATTCATATTCCCGGGAGGTCAAAAAATGAAGAGAATGTTGTGGGCAGGCAAGAAGATCGCCTTGGCGG from the Dethiosulfovibrio russensis genome contains:
- a CDS encoding DMT family transporter, which translates into the protein MAERIYDKKKMALGDLGILTCALLWGVSFAATKEVMKYMGPLWLLAFRFTFSFLLIAGLSPKRLKKLTARDIKVGGIIGSLLLVAMALQTIGLQYTTTGKSAFITACYVVIVPFITWAADRRSPGFKAFVASGICLLGMGAITLDGVNMAIGFGELLTLGCALAFAIQLVVIDRMAQESDALTLTMVETALSAVACVVGALIWEPMPQVSSMAVVGWMAYLVVGCTLIPYALQIKSQQLTSPTHASILLIMESVFAMTVGIVFLDEPLTSRLALGCGLIFFSILLTELDLAGLSKKLRRQEA